One Phycisphaerae bacterium RAS2 DNA window includes the following coding sequences:
- a CDS encoding Response regulator receiver protein, with protein MHTTNPPRKQGAGRKDVLTTGDVARICNVAPRTVSKWFDSGQLRGYRIPGSKDRRIPVQQLIRFMKLHNIPLNGLDAGTTRVLVIDADRDFATTLAEALTRGGEYDVRTATSAFDAGLATQSHKPDVLLVDSTLPNLTGREFVTTLRSNLDLDSVRVVAMAPSNDTALHAALRDDGFDAVIAKPFEASKAIAAIEGALSPS; from the coding sequence ATGCACACGACCAACCCACCTCGAAAGCAAGGCGCCGGCCGCAAGGATGTCCTTACCACGGGCGACGTGGCCCGCATCTGCAACGTTGCCCCGCGGACCGTCTCCAAGTGGTTCGATTCGGGGCAGCTCCGCGGCTATCGCATTCCGGGAAGCAAGGATCGCCGCATTCCCGTCCAGCAGCTCATTCGATTCATGAAGCTGCACAACATTCCGCTGAATGGATTGGACGCCGGAACGACGCGGGTGCTGGTGATTGATGCCGACCGCGATTTCGCTACCACGCTGGCCGAGGCGCTCACGCGCGGCGGCGAATACGACGTTCGCACCGCCACGTCCGCATTTGATGCAGGCCTCGCCACGCAATCGCACAAACCCGACGTGCTGCTCGTTGATTCCACGTTGCCGAACCTGACCGGGCGCGAGTTCGTGACGACGCTTCGCAGCAATCTCGACCTCGACAGCGTTCGCGTCGTGGCCATGGCTCCGTCGAACGACACAGCACTGCATGCCGCCTTGCGCGATGATGGGTTCGATGCGGTCATCGCCAAACCTTTCGAGGCATCCAAAGCCATCGCCGCAATTGAA